From the Nonlabens marinus S1-08 genome, one window contains:
- a CDS encoding putative LPS assembly protein LptD: MYSQELPITQRPIPKVVDTPTTEVTLPAEEAVQLIAEPAQDTTKPKAFLQYKLESNALGYSQLDRKKNIITLYDQALIIYGDIKLEAGKIIIDNNTGDVYAYGIVEDSTGNYVQKPVFTQGANVVEPDSIIFNKNTKKALTYNSKTAQGEFNVVAEITKKVNDSVFFMRNARFTTSKNPENPEYYFLARKIKFVPKKKIVTGLVNMYIADVPTPLGLPFAFFPMTTERRSGIIIPSFGNNNNQGYFLQNGGYYFAVNDYVDLTLLGDYFTNGSYGARVESNYRKRYKYNGSVRFLYEVSIQSERGFSDFRKSGRYNLNWQHSQDPNSNPNSRFSASVNLGSPDFYRNSFNQTNQSATLINNLSSSISYTKTFPGEPQVNLNTTVSVNQNVNTSQTTMKLPNFQGSVSRVYPFEPKVGAKKGIIENINLQYTVNAENTINSQDTEFFGPGFLDQARAGVQHTIPVATNFKIGYFSVSGNANYEETWVFDTVDQTSFFDENGTVRVQRDTINGFDSYRTYNYGASIGTTVYGQWNSKNKDSKVQAIRHILRPSVSYTANPSFDQYYERLLDESGEIISDEERFFSRFEGSIYSAPGRIYSSSLGFSVQNTLEAKVKDPENEDGELKKVQWIKSLNFDTAYNLAGDSLNWSPLNIRGVVPVFKDVDLQLNATLDPYALDNSNQRIDRFNIENGGSPFRLTNAGARFNFKLSNKDFIKGDSEEELGKVENETLRNGGRADDLFGDPIDPADGVYYEEEPAVEQEVDLKKSRYNFELPWTLNFAYTLNYNNTGRQNAITGNSIMVSGDLELSPRWSVGGNTGYDFVGDGISFTTIRFQRDLESFRMSFNWNPIGVNNSWFFFIGIKAGALSDIKYDQRKQPDPRF, encoded by the coding sequence GTGTACAGCCAGGAATTGCCTATTACTCAACGACCTATCCCTAAGGTTGTCGATACACCAACCACTGAAGTCACCCTCCCAGCGGAAGAAGCGGTCCAATTGATAGCCGAGCCAGCGCAAGACACAACGAAACCCAAAGCCTTTTTACAGTATAAACTAGAGTCCAATGCCCTAGGTTATAGCCAGCTTGACCGTAAAAAAAATATCATTACGCTATACGATCAAGCGCTTATTATTTATGGAGATATCAAGCTGGAAGCTGGGAAAATAATTATTGACAACAATACGGGAGATGTTTATGCCTATGGTATTGTAGAAGATTCCACCGGTAATTATGTTCAAAAGCCCGTTTTTACTCAAGGTGCTAATGTGGTAGAACCAGACTCTATCATTTTCAATAAGAATACTAAAAAAGCACTGACGTACAATTCAAAAACAGCGCAAGGCGAATTTAATGTAGTGGCGGAAATCACTAAAAAAGTGAACGATTCCGTTTTCTTTATGCGCAACGCACGGTTCACCACTTCAAAAAATCCTGAAAATCCCGAGTATTATTTTTTAGCACGTAAGATCAAATTTGTCCCTAAAAAGAAGATTGTCACAGGACTGGTCAATATGTACATTGCTGATGTGCCTACACCTTTAGGATTGCCGTTTGCCTTCTTCCCTATGACTACTGAAAGGCGTAGTGGTATCATCATACCATCGTTTGGAAACAATAATAACCAAGGCTACTTTTTGCAGAATGGAGGCTATTATTTTGCCGTCAACGACTATGTGGATTTAACCTTACTTGGGGATTATTTTACAAACGGTAGTTATGGAGCTCGAGTAGAAAGTAATTATAGAAAGCGCTATAAATATAATGGTAGTGTGCGATTCTTGTATGAGGTGTCGATTCAAAGTGAACGCGGATTCTCAGACTTTAGAAAATCAGGTCGTTATAATTTGAACTGGCAGCACAGCCAGGATCCTAATTCCAATCCTAATTCCAGATTTAGCGCCAGTGTCAACTTAGGTAGTCCTGATTTCTATCGGAATTCTTTTAATCAGACCAATCAAAGTGCAACGCTCATCAACAACTTGAGCAGTTCGATCTCTTATACTAAAACCTTTCCTGGAGAACCTCAAGTAAATTTAAACACTACGGTATCTGTGAATCAGAATGTGAACACCAGTCAAACAACTATGAAACTGCCTAATTTTCAAGGTAGTGTTTCCAGGGTGTATCCGTTTGAACCTAAAGTAGGTGCTAAAAAAGGAATCATAGAAAACATCAATTTACAATACACCGTAAATGCTGAGAATACGATCAATTCCCAAGACACAGAATTCTTCGGTCCTGGTTTTTTAGATCAAGCACGTGCTGGTGTACAGCATACCATACCTGTAGCGACGAACTTTAAAATAGGCTATTTCAGTGTTAGTGGTAATGCTAACTATGAGGAAACCTGGGTATTTGACACGGTAGATCAAACCTCCTTCTTTGATGAGAACGGGACGGTGCGAGTACAACGAGACACCATCAATGGATTTGACAGCTACCGCACCTATAATTATGGCGCTAGCATAGGGACTACGGTTTACGGACAATGGAATTCAAAAAACAAAGATTCTAAAGTACAAGCGATACGTCACATCCTGAGGCCTTCCGTATCCTATACCGCAAACCCTAGTTTTGATCAATATTACGAGCGCCTTTTAGACGAGAGCGGTGAGATCATATCTGATGAGGAGCGGTTCTTTAGCCGGTTCGAAGGTTCCATCTATAGTGCTCCAGGTCGGATTTATTCGAGCAGCCTAGGTTTTAGTGTTCAAAACACGCTAGAAGCCAAAGTAAAAGATCCTGAAAATGAAGACGGCGAGCTCAAAAAAGTCCAATGGATCAAAAGTTTAAATTTTGATACCGCTTACAATCTAGCAGGAGATTCCTTGAATTGGAGTCCACTAAATATACGTGGTGTAGTTCCCGTTTTTAAAGATGTGGACTTACAATTAAATGCAACTTTAGATCCTTATGCCTTAGACAACTCTAACCAGCGCATTGATCGATTCAATATTGAAAATGGGGGAAGCCCTTTCCGTTTGACAAATGCTGGGGCGCGTTTCAATTTCAAATTGAGTAACAAAGATTTTATCAAAGGTGATTCAGAGGAAGAACTAGGAAAAGTAGAAAATGAAACCTTGCGCAACGGTGGTCGCGCTGATGACTTATTTGGAGATCCTATTGACCCGGCTGATGGGGTGTATTATGAGGAAGAGCCCGCGGTGGAACAAGAGGTAGATTTGAAAAAAAGCCGTTATAATTTTGAATTGCCCTGGACCTTGAATTTTGCCTATACGCTGAACTACAACAATACCGGACGGCAAAATGCCATTACTGGCAATAGCATCATGGTGAGTGGTGATCTGGAACTGTCCCCACGATGGAGTGTGGGCGGCAACACAGGTTATGATTTTGTAGGAGACGGAATTTCCTTTACTACCATCAGATTTCAGCGAGATCTAGAGAGTTTTAGAATGAGTTTCAACTGGAATCCCATAGGGGTCAACAACAGCTGGTTCTTCTTTATAGGGATCAAAGCAGGCGCGTTGAGCGACATCAAATACGACCAAAGAAAACAGCCGGACCCTAGGTTTTAA
- a CDS encoding MlaD family protein, which produces MKFTKEIKVGLLTVAAVALFIFGYSFLNGRNLLKADRSYYAVYNNVEGLTKSAPVTINGLIVGNIDDISFLDSRGRLLVKFHVEESFTFSKESTATVYSTGIIGGKALAIIPNFESDARIAQPGDTLRSDTDSGLEGQIMQEFLPLKDKIENMVVSADSVLMAVNKTLNPETRKAIGQSIEELNRTLVQVQSLSANANKFLANNDKELTATIKNLNKTSKNFAAISDTLSKVEIASVVKNLEMTIGKFNAVMDDVAEGKGSLGKLMTDDRLYTNLERATRQAEMLLQDIKLNPTRYINISVFGKKNKEYEEPEDRKQ; this is translated from the coding sequence ATGAAATTTACCAAAGAAATTAAAGTCGGCCTACTCACAGTGGCCGCAGTCGCGTTATTCATATTTGGCTATTCCTTTCTTAACGGGCGTAATCTTTTAAAAGCAGATCGTTCTTATTATGCAGTGTATAATAATGTAGAAGGTCTGACTAAATCAGCGCCAGTAACTATCAACGGTCTTATTGTTGGTAATATTGACGATATATCCTTTCTTGATTCTCGTGGTCGTTTATTGGTAAAATTTCATGTGGAAGAGTCCTTTACCTTTTCAAAAGAAAGCACAGCAACGGTTTACAGCACAGGAATAATAGGAGGAAAGGCACTTGCTATTATTCCTAATTTTGAATCAGATGCTCGTATAGCACAACCAGGTGATACCTTGCGATCCGATACTGACAGTGGTCTCGAGGGTCAAATCATGCAAGAATTTTTACCTTTAAAAGATAAAATTGAAAACATGGTGGTGAGCGCAGATAGCGTTCTCATGGCAGTCAATAAAACCCTGAATCCAGAAACTAGAAAGGCAATTGGTCAAAGTATTGAAGAGCTCAATAGAACCTTAGTTCAAGTTCAAAGCTTATCTGCAAATGCTAATAAATTCTTAGCTAACAATGATAAAGAGTTGACAGCTACCATTAAAAACCTGAACAAAACTTCAAAAAATTTCGCCGCTATTTCTGATACTTTGTCAAAAGTTGAGATCGCGAGTGTAGTGAAAAACCTAGAGATGACCATTGGCAAATTCAATGCTGTTATGGATGATGTGGCAGAAGGTAAAGGGAGTCTTGGTAAGTTAATGACAGATGACCGACTGTATACAAACCTAGAAAGAGCTACTAGACAAGCAGAGATGTTGCTTCAAGACATCAAGCTTAATCCTACTAGATATATAAATATTTCTGTTTTTGGTAAAAAGAACAAGGAATACGAAGAACCAGAAGACCGAAAGCAATAA
- a CDS encoding N-acetylmuramoyl-L-alanine amidase: MKTNLKFIIVLLLQPTLIFASVFSTAATPDPPRKFVVVLDAGHGGKHPGNISGNSQEKEVSLEVTLKLGKKLEEHPNIEVIYTRTKDVYVDLWKRAEIANNAQADLFVSIHCNAFFKESANGNETWVLGLTKSKDNLETVMKENSVILLEENYKENYNGFDPNDPSSYATGVLTQEANMEQSIELAAMIQNNFASNVKRTNRGVKQNWFVVLLKTYMPSVLVEIGFLSNNNERSYITSESGQLKIVQSIHDGIISYIKTRDVNFTPVKENRPSSSATAIQPISSNAVYMVQIAAGSKSVEARSANFKKLPQISREKEGNIYRYFTGETDSLEEASELRAQAVSKGYKTAFIVVVENGVRRRL; encoded by the coding sequence ATGAAAACGAATTTAAAGTTCATTATTGTCTTACTCCTACAACCGACCTTGATTTTTGCGTCGGTTTTTTCAACCGCGGCGACTCCAGATCCTCCTAGAAAATTTGTGGTTGTGCTAGATGCAGGTCATGGTGGGAAGCATCCAGGAAATATTTCGGGCAACTCTCAAGAGAAAGAGGTTTCACTTGAGGTAACATTAAAGCTCGGAAAAAAACTGGAAGAACATCCTAATATAGAGGTGATTTATACTCGTACAAAGGACGTATATGTTGATTTATGGAAGAGAGCAGAAATTGCAAATAATGCACAGGCTGATCTTTTTGTTTCTATTCACTGTAATGCATTTTTTAAAGAAAGTGCTAATGGCAATGAAACATGGGTGCTAGGTTTGACAAAAAGCAAGGATAACCTAGAAACAGTTATGAAGGAGAATAGTGTGATTTTACTGGAGGAAAATTATAAGGAGAATTATAATGGGTTTGACCCAAACGATCCATCCTCTTATGCGACTGGGGTTCTTACTCAAGAAGCCAATATGGAGCAGAGTATAGAGCTTGCAGCAATGATTCAAAATAACTTTGCTTCTAATGTAAAGAGAACGAATAGGGGTGTAAAACAGAACTGGTTTGTCGTATTATTGAAAACTTACATGCCAAGCGTTTTAGTAGAAATCGGCTTCTTGTCAAATAATAATGAACGCAGTTACATAACTAGTGAAAGTGGTCAGTTAAAAATCGTACAATCTATCCATGATGGTATTATTTCTTATATAAAAACTAGAGATGTCAATTTCACTCCAGTAAAAGAAAACAGACCTTCTAGCAGTGCGACAGCGATTCAACCCATAAGCTCGAATGCTGTTTATATGGTTCAAATTGCCGCTGGAAGTAAGTCAGTAGAAGCACGATCAGCGAACTTTAAAAAGCTTCCTCAAATTTCAAGAGAAAAAGAGGGTAACATTTATCGATATTTTACTGGGGAGACAGATTCTCTAGAAGAGGCTAGTGAGCTAAGAGCACAAGCCGTGAGTAAAGGGTATAAGACAGCATTTATAGTGGTGGTTGAAAATGGAGTACGCCGCAGGTTATAA
- a CDS encoding (Fe-S)-binding protein: protein MEYLPNIIFAILLIGMVVFFATNIRKMIRNIKLGKEVDRSDRKGERWAQMARIALGQSKMIRRPIAGFLHVIVYVGFVIINIEVLEIIIDGLTGQHRIFAPFLGPVYDVLIATFEILAFLVLVSVIVFLLRRNIMNIRRFLARDLKGWPKNDANYILYFEVVLMALFLTMNATDLAIQQGVEAGRFTSEAATHYISAGSFPISSWMTPWFSDLSFETLLIIERTCWWLHIAGILIFLNYLYWSKHLHIMLAFPNVYLAKLTPQGQFTNMEAVTAEVKLMMDPNADPFAAPAEGADDAMPAALGANDIFDLNQVQLLNAYTCTECGRCSAECPANITGKKLSPRKIMMDTRDRLEEVGAVINKQGEWKDDGKTLLHNYITPEELWACTTCNACVEACPIGIDPLSIIMEMRRYLVLENSAAPTELNATMSNIENNGAPWPYNQMDRLNWANEI from the coding sequence ATGGAGTACCTACCTAATATCATTTTTGCCATTCTATTAATAGGAATGGTAGTCTTTTTTGCCACTAATATTCGCAAGATGATACGCAACATCAAGTTGGGTAAAGAAGTAGATCGATCAGACCGTAAGGGAGAACGATGGGCGCAAATGGCACGAATAGCACTAGGTCAATCAAAAATGATACGGCGTCCTATCGCTGGATTTCTTCATGTCATTGTTTATGTAGGTTTTGTTATTATCAACATAGAGGTTTTAGAGATTATCATCGATGGTTTAACGGGACAGCACCGCATTTTCGCCCCTTTTCTAGGTCCAGTTTATGACGTATTAATCGCGACATTTGAAATTCTCGCATTTCTAGTTTTAGTTAGTGTCATCGTTTTTCTGTTGCGCAGGAATATTATGAATATTCGTCGTTTCTTGGCTAGAGATCTTAAAGGATGGCCTAAGAATGATGCCAATTATATTCTCTATTTTGAGGTGGTGCTTATGGCATTATTCCTTACTATGAACGCGACTGACCTCGCCATACAACAAGGGGTAGAAGCAGGAAGATTTACTAGTGAGGCAGCAACACATTATATAAGCGCAGGAAGTTTTCCTATTAGCAGCTGGATGACTCCGTGGTTTTCAGATCTTAGTTTTGAAACATTATTGATCATAGAACGTACCTGCTGGTGGTTGCACATTGCTGGAATCTTAATTTTTCTTAATTACCTCTATTGGTCTAAGCATTTACATATCATGCTTGCCTTCCCTAATGTTTACCTAGCTAAGTTGACTCCTCAAGGCCAGTTCACAAACATGGAAGCTGTAACCGCTGAGGTGAAATTAATGATGGATCCTAATGCTGACCCATTTGCAGCACCGGCAGAAGGTGCTGATGATGCGATGCCAGCAGCATTAGGGGCAAATGATATTTTTGATTTAAACCAGGTACAACTGCTCAATGCTTACACCTGTACAGAATGTGGTAGATGTAGTGCAGAATGTCCGGCAAATATCACAGGCAAAAAATTAAGTCCTCGCAAGATCATGATGGATACTCGCGATCGATTGGAAGAAGTGGGAGCAGTGATTAATAAGCAAGGTGAATGGAAAGATGATGGTAAGACCTTATTGCACAATTACATCACTCCGGAAGAGTTGTGGGCGTGTACCACTTGTAACGCTTGTGTAGAAGCTTGTCCTATCGGCATTGATCCACTAAGTATTATCATGGAAATGAGAAGGTATCTGGTGCTAGAAAATAGCGCAGCACCAACAGAACTCAATGCAACCATGAGTAATATCGAGAATAACGGAGCGCCATGGCCTTACAACCAGATGGACCGTTTAAACTGGGCAAACGAAATTTAA
- a CDS encoding aminoacyl-histidine dipeptidase, with protein sequence MSDQVRQLEPQSVWNHFADLNAVPRPSKKEERVRQFMVDFGNSLDLTVLEDAIGNVIIKKPATTGMEDRQSVILQSHLDMVHQKNNDTNFDFDNQGIEMQVDGNIVKANGTTLGADNGMGVAAIMALLSSTDIAHPAIEALFTIDEETGMTGAKELDKNILTSSILLNLDTEEDDEIDIGCAGGIDVTGVKNYALTDLGENFITQKITVKGLKGGHSGMDIHKGLGNANKIATRLMDAMQNQGAIHIQEFQGGSLRNAIPREAVSIVRFRESEKNDILSAFQRCRTAIEKEYHSLEPNLNISITPADPAPALDDTHSKHLLYMLLGIPNGVYRWSPDFEELVEASNNLARVTLKDGNLEVACLTRSSVESVKDDLKASVRGVMELNGVEVTFSGDYPGWEPKPDSAILKVAKSKYEELFKSVPRVVACHAGLECGILGERYPGLDMISFGPNIRGAHSPDEHVEIESVQKFWKLLQEILKEIPKA encoded by the coding sequence ATGAGTGACCAAGTAAGACAGTTAGAACCACAATCCGTTTGGAATCATTTTGCCGACTTAAACGCGGTTCCCAGACCTTCTAAAAAAGAGGAGCGGGTCCGTCAATTCATGGTCGACTTTGGGAATAGTCTTGATCTTACGGTTTTAGAAGACGCCATTGGGAACGTGATCATTAAGAAGCCAGCGACCACAGGAATGGAAGATCGCCAAAGCGTGATTTTACAATCTCACCTGGATATGGTACATCAAAAAAATAACGATACCAACTTTGATTTTGACAATCAGGGTATTGAAATGCAAGTAGATGGCAACATTGTAAAAGCAAATGGAACCACTCTGGGAGCTGATAATGGTATGGGAGTGGCCGCGATCATGGCGCTGCTTTCATCAACTGATATTGCACACCCTGCGATAGAAGCCCTATTTACCATCGACGAAGAAACAGGGATGACTGGAGCTAAAGAGCTCGATAAGAACATACTTACCTCCTCCATTTTGCTTAATCTGGATACAGAGGAAGATGACGAGATTGACATAGGCTGCGCCGGTGGGATCGACGTTACTGGTGTGAAGAATTACGCTTTGACTGATTTAGGCGAGAATTTTATCACGCAAAAAATTACCGTTAAAGGATTAAAAGGTGGTCATAGCGGTATGGACATCCATAAAGGATTGGGAAATGCTAATAAAATTGCCACCAGACTTATGGATGCGATGCAAAACCAAGGCGCCATCCACATTCAGGAATTTCAAGGCGGTAGTTTGAGAAATGCGATACCGCGGGAAGCTGTTAGTATAGTTCGCTTTCGCGAAAGCGAAAAAAACGACATTCTCAGTGCTTTTCAAAGGTGTCGTACTGCAATCGAAAAAGAGTACCATTCACTGGAGCCAAATTTAAACATCAGCATAACGCCTGCAGATCCAGCACCGGCGCTGGACGATACTCATAGCAAACACCTACTTTATATGCTGCTGGGAATTCCCAATGGAGTGTACCGCTGGAGTCCAGATTTTGAAGAACTGGTAGAAGCCAGTAACAATCTAGCTCGTGTTACCTTGAAGGATGGGAATCTAGAAGTGGCTTGTTTGACACGCTCGTCAGTAGAAAGTGTGAAGGATGATTTGAAGGCGAGTGTGCGTGGAGTAATGGAATTGAATGGGGTAGAAGTGACATTCTCTGGTGACTATCCAGGTTGGGAGCCTAAACCAGACAGTGCTATTTTAAAAGTAGCCAAATCTAAATATGAAGAGCTGTTCAAATCAGTGCCTAGAGTGGTGGCTTGCCATGCAGGATTAGAATGTGGTATTCTAGGCGAGCGTTATCCTGGACTGGATATGATTTCCTTCGGGCCTAACATACGTGGGGCGCACAGTCCTGATGAGCATGTTGAAATTGAATCCGTACAGAAATTCTGGAAGTTGCTTCAGGAGATTTTAAAGGAGATTCCGAAAGCTTAG
- a CDS encoding DUF4920 domain-containing protein yields the protein MKHLFTLIFITLAISSCRESSETEEMPAVNDEQLEEVAYLNYGELITNTDAISSDQLADVYANLQPNDSTAVKVRTTINEVCAKKGCWIEVPAGDATARVTFKDYGFFLPRNSQGQEVILEGMAYKSKTSIDDLKHYAQDGGKSQQEIDAIVQDEITLSFEATGALVEPFENPDVVGATSSAKSE from the coding sequence ATGAAACATTTATTCACTCTCATTTTTATCACATTAGCAATATCTTCTTGTCGTGAATCCTCAGAAACTGAAGAAATGCCTGCCGTAAACGATGAACAATTAGAGGAAGTCGCTTACTTAAACTATGGCGAGCTTATCACTAATACTGATGCGATAAGTTCTGATCAGCTGGCTGATGTGTATGCTAACCTTCAACCTAACGATAGTACTGCAGTTAAGGTACGTACTACCATCAATGAAGTTTGTGCAAAAAAAGGCTGCTGGATAGAAGTGCCGGCAGGAGATGCTACTGCAAGAGTTACATTTAAGGATTATGGTTTTTTCCTTCCTAGAAATAGCCAGGGACAAGAAGTCATTCTTGAAGGTATGGCCTATAAGAGCAAAACTTCGATAGATGATTTAAAACACTACGCCCAGGACGGCGGCAAAAGCCAGCAAGAAATTGACGCGATTGTTCAAGATGAAATCACGTTGAGCTTTGAAGCTACAGGAGCCTTAGTGGAACCTTTTGAGAACCCAGATGTAGTTGGAGCAACATCATCTGCAAAATCAGAGTAA
- the mnmD gene encoding tRNA (5-methylaminomethyl-2-thiouridine)(34)-methyltransferase MnmD, which yields MKREIMTTGDGSKTIHMPELNEQYHSKHGALQEARHVFIKMGLQHFLESVTADLKSIRILEYGFGTGLNALLTAQYPTSCKVDYTGVEAFPITNDEIEAMDYGSMLNDIALFSSLHQAIWEQQETISDQFKLTKRQLKFEQIDFDNSFDLIYFDAFGPRTQPELWSLEIFESAYKALSNTGVLVTYCAAGQVRRNLQEAGFQVERLPGPPGKREMLRGRKVV from the coding sequence GTGAAAAGAGAAATCATGACTACAGGCGATGGTTCTAAAACCATACACATGCCTGAGCTCAATGAACAATACCATTCTAAACACGGCGCGCTTCAAGAGGCGCGTCACGTGTTTATAAAAATGGGGTTACAACATTTTCTGGAATCGGTAACCGCTGATTTGAAATCAATTCGGATTTTAGAATACGGTTTTGGTACTGGACTTAATGCGTTGCTCACAGCTCAGTATCCTACATCATGCAAGGTAGACTATACGGGTGTAGAAGCTTTTCCTATCACAAATGACGAAATAGAAGCCATGGATTATGGCAGCATGCTCAATGATATTGCCCTATTTTCTAGCTTGCATCAAGCTATTTGGGAGCAGCAAGAAACCATCTCAGATCAATTTAAGTTGACTAAGAGACAATTGAAGTTTGAACAAATCGATTTTGACAATTCATTTGATCTGATCTATTTTGATGCCTTCGGTCCACGCACGCAGCCAGAACTATGGTCGCTAGAGATATTTGAGTCCGCTTACAAGGCATTGTCTAATACTGGTGTTTTAGTGACTTATTGTGCCGCCGGTCAGGTGCGACGCAATCTTCAAGAAGCAGGATTTCAGGTAGAACGATTGCCTGGACCGCCTGGAAAACGAGAAATGCTGCGAGGTAGGAAGGTGGTTTAG
- a CDS encoding LNS2 domain-containing protein, with protein sequence MSAENNFLESKAEDGSLNSPILREGVKNYLIDIDGTITEDVPNEEPERMATCKPFPDALATLNEWFHDGHIICFFTSRTDDHREVTENWLKKHGFKYHSLLMGKPRGGNYHWIDNHMVRATRFTGEFTHLIEKEVTIEVFKNHK encoded by the coding sequence ATGAGCGCAGAAAATAACTTTCTAGAATCTAAAGCGGAAGATGGATCACTTAACAGTCCCATACTTCGAGAAGGCGTGAAAAACTATTTGATAGATATAGACGGCACCATTACAGAGGATGTGCCAAATGAGGAGCCAGAACGCATGGCAACTTGCAAACCTTTTCCAGATGCTTTGGCTACTTTAAATGAATGGTTTCATGATGGTCATATCATTTGTTTTTTCACTTCACGAACTGATGATCATCGAGAAGTCACAGAGAATTGGTTGAAAAAGCACGGGTTCAAATACCACAGCTTATTGATGGGCAAGCCACGAGGCGGGAATTATCATTGGATTGATAACCACATGGTACGCGCGACTCGATTTACTGGGGAGTTTACGCACCTGATAGAAAAAGAAGTGACCATAGAAGTATTTAAAAATCATAAATAA
- a CDS encoding (Fe-S)-binding protein, with the protein MSETIKVPTVAEFIAQGKQPEVLFWVGCSGSFDDRSKKITKAFVKLLNKAGVEFAVLGAEESCTGDPAKRAGNEFLFQMQAMMNIEVLNGYEIKRIVTACPHCFNTLKNEYPELGGNYEVIHHTSFLKDLIATGRLTIEGGKFKGKKITYHDPCYLGRANDIYEAPRDLIEKLDAALVEMKRSKRNGLCCGAGGGQMFKEPEPGKKDVNIERTEEALDTGAEVIVAACPFCNTMMTDGIKAANQEGKVEVLDVAEMIANAEDL; encoded by the coding sequence ATGAGTGAAACTATAAAAGTACCAACGGTAGCAGAATTTATTGCACAGGGAAAACAACCTGAGGTCCTATTTTGGGTAGGATGTAGCGGTAGTTTTGATGATCGTTCCAAAAAAATTACGAAAGCATTCGTAAAACTTTTAAATAAAGCAGGTGTTGAATTTGCCGTACTAGGAGCAGAGGAAAGCTGTACAGGTGACCCGGCAAAAAGAGCCGGTAACGAGTTTTTATTCCAGATGCAAGCGATGATGAACATTGAAGTACTTAACGGGTACGAGATCAAGCGCATCGTTACCGCCTGTCCACACTGTTTCAATACCTTGAAAAATGAGTATCCAGAGTTGGGTGGTAATTATGAAGTGATTCACCATACCTCATTTCTTAAAGATCTTATTGCTACAGGAAGACTCACTATTGAAGGAGGTAAGTTTAAGGGTAAAAAAATCACCTATCACGATCCATGTTATTTAGGACGTGCTAATGATATTTATGAAGCTCCAAGAGACCTGATTGAAAAGTTAGATGCAGCATTAGTAGAAATGAAACGCAGCAAGCGCAATGGCTTGTGTTGCGGCGCTGGTGGTGGCCAAATGTTTAAGGAACCAGAGCCAGGAAAAAAGGACGTCAATATAGAACGCACAGAAGAAGCTCTGGACACTGGAGCTGAGGTAATCGTTGCCGCCTGTCCATTTTGTAACACGATGATGACTGATGGAATAAAAGCTGCAAATCAAGAAGGAAAAGTAGAAGTTCTAGATGTCGCTGAAATGATTGCTAATGCGGAAGATTTATAG